The following proteins are co-located in the Larimichthys crocea isolate SSNF chromosome XXIV, L_crocea_2.0, whole genome shotgun sequence genome:
- the dnal1 gene encoding dynein axonemal light chain 1 isoform X1 — protein sequence MAYRQLQKLIQNTRKYGELLLLFVCIIHVCVCVWCVCGDRKKIRADSERGYRGITVWSDSSLEKLDASLSTLSNCEKLSLSTNCITKITNLGSLKNLKILSLGRNNIKTFDGLDAVSDTLEELWISYNSIEKMKGIQNMKKLRVLHMLHNLVKEWKEFERLADLLCLEDLRFIGNPLEDKESAQGTWRDNVSKRLPRLKKLDGVLIIRQEVAEGGD from the exons ATGGCATACAGACAGCTACAAAAACTCATACAGAACACCAGGAAATAtggagaattattattattatttgtgtgtatcatccatgtgtgtgtgtgtgtgtggtgtgtgtgtggtgacaggAAGAAAATCAGAGCAGACAGCGAGCGAGGCTACAGAGGTATTACTGTATGGTCAGATTCCTCTCTAGAGAAGCTGGATGCTTCTCTCTCCACACTCAGCAACTGCGA GAAGCTGTCTCTGAGCACAAACTGCATCACCAAAATAACCAATCTCGGCAGCCTGA AGAACTTGAAGATATTGTCATTAGgaagaaataatataaagacCTTTGATGGGCTG gacGCAGTATCTGATACATTAGAAGAGTTGTGGATCTCCTACAACTCAATAGAGAAGATGAAGGGAATCCAGAACATGAAGAAACTCAGAGTCCTCCACATGTTGCACAACCTGGTCAAAGAATGGA AAGAATTTGAGAGACTAGCTGACCTGCTCTGCCTGGAGGACCTGAGATTTATTGGTAATCCCCTGGAGGACAAGGAAAGCGCTCAGGGAACCTGGAGAGACAATGTCTCCAAAAGACTTCCTCGTCTGAAGAAACTCGATG GCGTCCTAatcatcagacaggaagtggctGAAGGAGGGGACTGA
- the dnal1 gene encoding dynein axonemal light chain 1 isoform X2: MSGTRKLSLSTNCITKITNLGSLKNLKILSLGRNNIKTFDGLDAVSDTLEELWISYNSIEKMKGIQNMKKLRVLHMLHNLVKEWKEFERLADLLCLEDLRFIGNPLEDKESAQGTWRDNVSKRLPRLKKLDGVLIIRQEVAEGGD, translated from the exons ATGAGTGGAACCAG GAAGCTGTCTCTGAGCACAAACTGCATCACCAAAATAACCAATCTCGGCAGCCTGA AGAACTTGAAGATATTGTCATTAGgaagaaataatataaagacCTTTGATGGGCTG gacGCAGTATCTGATACATTAGAAGAGTTGTGGATCTCCTACAACTCAATAGAGAAGATGAAGGGAATCCAGAACATGAAGAAACTCAGAGTCCTCCACATGTTGCACAACCTGGTCAAAGAATGGA AAGAATTTGAGAGACTAGCTGACCTGCTCTGCCTGGAGGACCTGAGATTTATTGGTAATCCCCTGGAGGACAAGGAAAGCGCTCAGGGAACCTGGAGAGACAATGTCTCCAAAAGACTTCCTCGTCTGAAGAAACTCGATG GCGTCCTAatcatcagacaggaagtggctGAAGGAGGGGACTGA